A window from Gemmatimonadaceae bacterium encodes these proteins:
- a CDS encoding general secretion pathway protein GspK: MRGARAIRRGFVLPTVLFSVAVLSIAAFALSAEAKTSTTAAANRVSKLRAQWQARGCLAVVRAEAQRILERAPDGFERDLLWRGVGRALGEVSTPPHPCLVSVEPSGMRVNINSLDSLELRRLLGVVGGEGLAEARAAALLDWRDVEDVQRAGGAERAWYREHGRLEPRNRALRSWPELEQVRGFERFEELRPLVAFEDEAVSMLEAPVEVISAIAGEDPVVLAHLLRVRGRAGEARAINDLFWSPDSALANRLLAALPALSTRLTLTPAFWRVIAQVRAEDGLLVRVEHHWVRTRDEVVLRAERLR; encoded by the coding sequence GTGAGGGGCGCTCGTGCCATCCGTCGCGGCTTCGTGCTGCCGACGGTGCTGTTCAGCGTCGCGGTGCTCTCAATCGCCGCCTTCGCGCTTTCGGCTGAGGCGAAGACCAGCACAACGGCCGCGGCCAACCGTGTATCGAAGCTGCGTGCGCAGTGGCAGGCGCGCGGTTGCCTGGCTGTTGTACGCGCGGAAGCGCAGCGGATCCTCGAGCGCGCCCCGGATGGTTTCGAGCGAGACCTGCTGTGGCGCGGGGTTGGCCGCGCGCTTGGTGAGGTATCAACACCACCACATCCGTGCCTGGTTTCGGTTGAGCCGTCTGGGATGCGCGTCAACATCAACTCTCTGGACTCGCTTGAGCTCCGGCGACTGCTCGGTGTCGTGGGCGGTGAGGGGCTGGCCGAGGCTCGCGCCGCCGCCCTGCTGGACTGGCGAGACGTGGAGGACGTCCAGCGCGCTGGTGGTGCCGAGCGCGCCTGGTATCGCGAGCACGGCCGGCTGGAGCCGAGGAATAGGGCGCTGCGTTCGTGGCCGGAGCTCGAGCAGGTGCGAGGGTTCGAACGGTTCGAGGAACTCCGACCTCTGGTGGCCTTTGAGGACGAGGCTGTCTCGATGCTGGAGGCGCCCGTTGAAGTCATCAGCGCGATCGCGGGAGAGGATCCGGTCGTACTCGCGCACCTTCTCCGGGTGCGCGGCAGGGCAGGTGAGGCTCGCGCCATCAACGATCTCTTCTGGTCGCCGGACAGCGCGCTGGCGAACCGCTTGCTGGCGGCACTTCCAGCGCTGTCCACTCGCCTGACATTGACGCCGGCCTTTTGGCGTGTGATTGCTCAGGTCCGCGCTGAGGACGGACTGCTGGTGCGCGTGGAGCATCATTGGGTGCGCACGAGGGATGAGGTTGTCTTGCGCGCGGAGCGTCTGCGATGA
- a CDS encoding RidA family protein, producing MRNRLLALLALAALPAVVESQAREPIGNPSRTLTPAIRVGNMVYTSGQLGMRRGAEDQSIQAQTRAALDNIKRILEQAGTDMTNVVKCTVFLVEASDFQGMNEVYAEFFPNSPPARSTVVIKALVVPGANVEIECQAVMPQR from the coding sequence ATGCGCAACCGTTTGCTCGCCCTTCTCGCGCTCGCCGCGCTTCCCGCCGTCGTCGAGTCACAGGCGCGGGAGCCCATCGGCAACCCGTCGCGCACGCTCACGCCAGCCATCCGCGTCGGCAACATGGTCTACACGTCCGGCCAGCTCGGCATGCGCCGCGGCGCCGAGGACCAGAGCATCCAGGCGCAGACCCGCGCGGCGCTCGATAACATCAAGCGGATCCTGGAGCAGGCCGGCACGGACATGACCAACGTCGTGAAGTGCACGGTGTTCCTCGTCGAGGCCTCGGACTTCCAGGGCATGAACGAGGTCTACGCCGAGTTCTTCCCGAACTCCCCGCCAGCGCGCAGCACGGTGGTGATCAAGGCCTTGGTCGTGCCTGGCGCGAACGTCGAGATCGAGTGCCAGGCGGTGATGCCGCAGCGCTAG
- a CDS encoding prepilin-type N-terminal cleavage/methylation domain-containing protein, which produces MRTARRRRGSTLVELLVVLVVLGVLLTVVNLTALDPGDATTLMDRQRERSVGDRTAVTALDSTRGAPTLRLVEPTGLSLRDSGGVSVIGGRR; this is translated from the coding sequence GTGAGGACCGCTCGCAGGCGCAGGGGGAGTACGCTCGTAGAGCTACTCGTCGTGCTGGTCGTGCTCGGGGTGCTACTGACGGTAGTCAATCTGACGGCCTTGGACCCGGGAGACGCCACGACGCTGATGGACAGGCAACGGGAGCGTTCCGTTGGGGATCGCACTGCGGTGACAGCGTTAGACAGCACGCGCGGCGCACCAACACTCAGGCTGGTGGAGCCGACGGGTCTCAGCTTGAGGGACTCCGGCGGTGTGTCCGTCATAGGAGGGCGACGTTGA
- a CDS encoding type II secretion system protein — translation MRADRKGVTLVELLVALAVSGLVLSAAGAAARSVVDASVRVESEMLATEDGRLADDLLRELLWMHVGPNVARPLTGSARELQFESRCPVLGSGTWRCSVSLRVSALGEVTLGWTDAAPVRLRGRGGAQRLLFLDRVDGAYDWQSQWEVPTRLPLAIGIAAERDTAVFWVGAR, via the coding sequence GTGCGCGCTGATCGCAAAGGCGTCACCCTAGTCGAACTGCTGGTCGCACTAGCAGTCTCTGGCCTGGTGCTCAGCGCTGCCGGTGCCGCTGCGCGAAGTGTGGTTGACGCGTCGGTGCGCGTGGAGAGTGAGATGTTGGCGACTGAGGACGGGCGGCTGGCCGACGACCTGCTTCGCGAGCTGCTGTGGATGCACGTCGGGCCCAATGTCGCGCGTCCGCTCACAGGAAGTGCGCGTGAGCTCCAGTTCGAGTCGCGCTGCCCGGTACTAGGCAGCGGTACCTGGCGGTGCTCTGTCTCGCTGCGGGTCTCGGCGTTGGGTGAAGTCACGCTTGGATGGACGGATGCGGCTCCCGTAAGGCTTCGCGGTCGCGGCGGGGCGCAGCGATTGCTCTTTCTTGATCGGGTAGACGGCGCCTACGATTGGCAGTCGCAGTGGGAGGTGCCCACTCGATTGCCGCTTGCTATCGGTATTGCCGCTGAGCGGGATACGGCAGTCTTCTGGGTCGGTGCCAGGTGA
- a CDS encoding FAD-binding oxidoreductase: MTPPADDSTSAGLPRRDFLRIAGLGAGAVLAAPHAAAGQAPAAVRSRASSNIIVVGAGIWGATTALNLARGGAKVTLIDAYGPGNSRATSGDETRGIRSTYGDRSTSAELWVRWARESITRWAAFDAEHGKRFGTRFFMTTGDVLMREREEPFVTRSAALWDGLKVKYERVSPEEARKRWPQINTEPYPVILYEPDAGVARSRAATQATAALARDAGVELRIARVTPGALNSERMDGVRLDDGTVLQADAYVFACGPWLPKVFPQELGDRARTPLGHVCYFGTPVADERFTVPNIPSWNVPGVTGWGALPVDSRGFRVRGAFAPPRPPRADDEDEPPPPPRQSAPDPRLQDPDLSIRWSSQDRIDGSRRVLEKVFPTLAEAPILETRSCHYESSINRNFIVDRLPGASNAWVVGLGQAEGFKFAPLVAEFAAKRLLGQQVDAELVEAFKFPTERYDANNTGRRGDDDDDA, encoded by the coding sequence ATGACCCCACCTGCTGACGACTCCACCTCCGCGGGCCTGCCGCGCCGGGACTTCCTTCGCATCGCCGGGCTGGGCGCGGGAGCCGTGCTGGCCGCGCCACACGCGGCTGCGGGGCAGGCACCTGCCGCCGTGCGCAGCCGTGCCTCGTCCAACATCATCGTGGTCGGCGCCGGGATCTGGGGCGCCACGACGGCCCTCAACCTCGCCCGAGGCGGTGCCAAGGTCACGCTGATCGACGCCTACGGGCCCGGGAACTCCCGCGCCACCTCGGGCGATGAGACCCGCGGGATCCGCTCCACCTACGGTGACCGCTCGACGTCCGCGGAGTTGTGGGTGCGCTGGGCGCGTGAGAGCATCACGCGCTGGGCCGCGTTTGACGCCGAGCACGGCAAGCGCTTTGGCACGCGGTTCTTCATGACGACTGGTGACGTGTTGATGCGCGAGCGCGAAGAGCCCTTCGTGACGCGCTCGGCGGCGCTCTGGGACGGACTCAAGGTCAAGTACGAGCGCGTGAGTCCCGAGGAAGCGCGCAAGCGCTGGCCGCAGATCAACACGGAGCCGTATCCGGTGATCCTCTATGAGCCGGACGCAGGCGTGGCGCGCTCACGCGCGGCCACGCAGGCCACGGCGGCGCTAGCGCGGGATGCCGGTGTGGAGTTGCGCATCGCCCGCGTGACACCGGGCGCGCTGAACTCGGAGCGGATGGATGGCGTCCGGCTTGACGATGGCACGGTGCTACAGGCCGATGCCTACGTGTTCGCCTGCGGGCCCTGGCTGCCCAAGGTCTTCCCGCAGGAACTTGGTGACCGCGCGCGCACGCCGCTGGGACACGTGTGCTACTTCGGCACGCCAGTGGCGGATGAGCGCTTCACGGTGCCGAACATTCCGAGCTGGAACGTGCCCGGTGTGACCGGTTGGGGCGCGCTGCCTGTGGACAGCCGCGGCTTCCGCGTACGTGGCGCCTTTGCGCCGCCGCGTCCGCCGCGCGCGGACGATGAGGACGAGCCGCCTCCGCCTCCGCGGCAGAGTGCGCCTGACCCGCGGCTGCAGGACCCGGACCTAAGCATCCGCTGGTCCTCGCAGGACCGCATCGATGGCTCGCGTCGCGTGCTGGAGAAGGTGTTTCCGACACTTGCCGAGGCGCCGATCCTCGAGACGCGTTCGTGTCACTACGAAAGCAGCATCAATCGCAACTTCATCGTGGACCGGCTGCCGGGAGCTTCGAACGCCTGGGTGGTCGGGCTGGGGCAGGCCGAGGGCTTCAAGTTCGCGCCCTTGGTCGCGGAGTTCGCGGCCAAGCGGCTGTTAGGGCAGCAGGTGGATGCGGAGCTGGTGGAGGCGTTCAAGTTCCCGACGGAGCGGTATGACGCGAACAACACCGGGCGGCGAGGGGATGACGATGATGATGCATAA
- a CDS encoding DUF885 domain-containing protein: MSRRHLPITQLFSSLGFAAAIVLLLPSSGAAQRRAAQAAPARVSGPSATAQSELRDSVAIMMSDRAALQRRWTVDYSPDRAARLRAFYADWRARLAKVDFDRLSQEGKIDYVLLDNRIRQELDQLDRDTRLAGEMRQYTPFAATITGFEEARRRFERPDGQSTARALADMAKQIDSLTKAVRARQPQSAQITRPERIVGLRTIAYLGELSGTLRNWHRFTSGYDPEFSWWTADPYRRVTDGMTAYTRAIREVIVGQKQGEEEPIIGDPIGRPGIIADLGFEMIAYTPEEIIKIAEQEFAWIEAEQKKASRAMGFGDDWRAALEKVKQAYVPPGDQPEMVRDLARYSVKFVTDRDLVTVPPLADEVWRMEMMPPRQQLVSPFFLGGEIIQVAYPTDSMQHDDKLMAMRGNNPHFSLATVHHELIPGHHLQGFMTQRYNSHRGAFSTPFWGEGWALWWEMLLWDLDFPRTPEDKMGMLFWRSHRAARIIFSLKVHLGEMTPQEAVDFLVDRVGHERANAEAEVRRSFNGSYSPMYQAAYMLGGLQFRALHRELVQSGRMTNREFHDAILHGGRMPVEMVRARLLGTPLTRTYRASWKFYDLN; the protein is encoded by the coding sequence GTGTCTCGCCGTCATCTGCCAATCACGCAGCTGTTTTCGTCGCTCGGCTTCGCGGCCGCGATCGTGCTTCTGCTTCCCTCAAGTGGCGCGGCCCAGCGCCGCGCCGCCCAAGCCGCGCCTGCGCGGGTCTCCGGACCCAGCGCCACCGCCCAGAGCGAACTGCGCGACAGCGTCGCCATCATGATGTCCGACCGCGCCGCGCTCCAGCGCCGCTGGACGGTGGACTACTCCCCGGACCGCGCCGCCCGCCTGCGGGCGTTCTACGCGGACTGGCGCGCCCGACTGGCCAAGGTGGACTTCGACCGCCTGAGCCAGGAAGGCAAGATCGACTACGTCCTGCTCGACAATCGCATTCGGCAGGAACTGGACCAGCTTGACCGCGACACGCGCCTCGCCGGTGAGATGCGACAGTACACGCCGTTTGCCGCGACCATCACGGGATTCGAGGAGGCGCGCCGCCGCTTCGAGCGCCCGGACGGCCAGAGCACCGCTCGCGCGCTGGCCGACATGGCCAAGCAGATCGACAGCCTCACCAAGGCCGTGCGCGCGCGGCAGCCGCAGTCCGCACAGATCACGCGTCCCGAGCGCATCGTCGGTCTGCGCACGATTGCCTACCTCGGCGAGCTCTCTGGCACGCTGCGCAACTGGCACCGCTTCACCTCGGGCTACGACCCGGAGTTCTCGTGGTGGACGGCGGACCCGTATCGTCGTGTCACTGACGGGATGACGGCCTACACGCGCGCCATCCGCGAGGTGATTGTCGGGCAGAAGCAGGGCGAGGAGGAGCCGATCATCGGTGACCCGATCGGTCGGCCTGGCATCATCGCCGACCTTGGCTTCGAGATGATTGCCTACACGCCCGAGGAGATCATCAAGATCGCCGAGCAGGAGTTTGCGTGGATTGAGGCGGAGCAGAAGAAGGCCTCGCGCGCGATGGGCTTCGGCGACGACTGGCGCGCGGCGCTGGAGAAGGTGAAGCAGGCCTACGTGCCGCCGGGTGACCAGCCGGAGATGGTGCGCGACCTGGCGCGCTACTCAGTGAAGTTCGTCACGGACCGCGACCTGGTCACGGTGCCGCCGCTGGCCGACGAAGTCTGGCGCATGGAGATGATGCCGCCGCGCCAGCAGTTGGTGTCGCCGTTCTTCCTCGGTGGCGAGATCATTCAGGTCGCGTATCCGACTGACAGCATGCAGCACGACGACAAGCTGATGGCGATGCGCGGCAACAACCCGCACTTCTCCCTCGCGACGGTGCACCACGAGCTGATCCCAGGCCATCACCTGCAGGGCTTCATGACGCAGCGCTACAACTCGCACCGTGGCGCGTTCAGCACGCCGTTCTGGGGCGAGGGTTGGGCGCTGTGGTGGGAGATGCTGCTCTGGGACCTGGACTTCCCGCGCACGCCGGAAGACAAGATGGGGATGCTCTTTTGGCGCTCGCACCGCGCGGCGCGGATCATCTTTTCGCTCAAGGTGCATCTTGGCGAGATGACGCCGCAGGAGGCGGTGGACTTCCTGGTGGACCGCGTGGGGCACGAGCGTGCGAACGCCGAGGCGGAGGTGCGGCGCTCGTTCAACGGCTCGTACTCGCCGATGTATCAGGCGGCGTACATGCTTGGCGGGCTCCAGTTCCGTGCGCTGCACCGGGAGTTGGTGCAGTCTGGGCGCATGACGAATCGCGAGTTCCACGATGCGATTCTGCACGGGGGGCGGATGCCTGTTGAGATGGTTCGGGCTCGGCTCCTTGGCACGCCGTTGACGCGGACATATCGGGCTTCGTGGAAGTTCTATGATCTGAACTGA
- a CDS encoding cytochrome c: MRLLLALAFAVAAPLGAQQPSTQSFTDSQAVRGQRWYEGTCMHCHATKDMASPDFKVRWGGRTALDLYLRISSTMPQDSPGSLSTRAYTDIVAYLMQINGIVAGVQPLTADTTVLAAARLGFSPTSSAPR; the protein is encoded by the coding sequence ATGCGCCTCCTTCTCGCCCTCGCCTTCGCAGTGGCTGCGCCCCTGGGTGCGCAGCAGCCCTCGACACAGTCCTTCACCGACTCGCAGGCCGTGCGCGGCCAGCGTTGGTACGAGGGCACCTGCATGCACTGCCACGCCACGAAGGACATGGCCTCGCCGGACTTCAAGGTCCGCTGGGGCGGCCGCACGGCGCTGGACCTCTACCTGCGCATCAGCAGCACGATGCCGCAGGACAGCCCCGGCAGCCTCAGCACCAGGGCCTACACCGACATCGTCGCGTATTTGATGCAGATCAACGGCATCGTGGCCGGCGTCCAGCCGCTCACCGCCGACACCACCGTGCTCGCCGCCGCGCGACTCGGCTTCAGTCCCACCTCCTCCGCCCCGAGATGA
- a CDS encoding AraC family transcriptional regulator: MDYAELAPAPALREVVRCYWFLAGPEGPTEPDPALPDGSPELIFSLAAPFVAVGADGAEREQPSRFLVGQITGPFAVRGTGRADLVGVRLEAHGATWLAPDLSALTDSWIDLAGASNGALDVVAGELTHAKSPAQRKAVLDAALVPLVAAGRAADWRVRDAVRAIRTSHGLADIAGLAKSLGTTPRSMQRLFARDVGISPKRLARMVRFQRVFAAWRADPASLARVAAECGYFDHAHLVRDFRELAGLPPASFLENQPEFTRFFVS; the protein is encoded by the coding sequence ATGGACTACGCGGAGCTCGCGCCGGCCCCGGCGCTGCGGGAGGTCGTGCGCTGCTACTGGTTCCTGGCCGGCCCGGAGGGACCGACGGAGCCCGACCCGGCGCTGCCGGACGGGTCGCCGGAGCTGATCTTCAGTCTGGCGGCGCCCTTCGTGGCGGTGGGTGCTGACGGCGCGGAACGGGAGCAGCCTTCACGGTTTCTCGTGGGGCAGATCACCGGGCCGTTCGCGGTGCGTGGGACCGGCCGGGCGGACTTGGTCGGCGTGCGCCTCGAGGCGCACGGAGCCACGTGGCTGGCGCCCGACCTGAGTGCGCTGACGGACAGCTGGATCGACCTCGCGGGCGCCTCGAACGGAGCGCTGGATGTCGTGGCGGGCGAACTCACGCACGCGAAATCGCCGGCGCAGCGAAAGGCCGTGCTGGACGCAGCGCTTGTGCCGCTCGTGGCCGCCGGTCGCGCCGCCGACTGGCGTGTCCGCGACGCCGTGCGCGCCATTCGCACAAGCCACGGCTTGGCCGACATCGCAGGCTTGGCGAAATCGCTCGGTACCACACCGCGCTCTATGCAGCGACTCTTCGCGCGAGACGTGGGCATCTCGCCGAAGCGATTGGCCCGCATGGTCCGATTCCAGCGTGTCTTCGCAGCCTGGCGCGCCGATCCCGCTTCGCTCGCACGGGTGGCGGCAGAATGCGGGTACTTCGATCACGCCCATCTCGTGCGCGACTTCCGCGAACTGGCCGGCTTGCCGCCGGCCAGCTTCCTGGAGAATCAGCCTGAGTTCACGCGGTTCTTCGTGAGCTAG
- a CDS encoding type II/IV secretion system protein encodes MALAKDEGVTTSGAPPLLDPRLTREYLLRQRACPVRYDDDVVVVAVGERYSLSAVEAIADLAARRPETEALSDSELDQLIERLSTAREPLGAVSDDDGDELSLEDLRELANQPPVARYVNLLLRDAYDLAASDVHLEASREGLVARYRIDGVLREALPAPRALHFAVVSRLKAMASLDVTERRRPQDGRMRVRLADRDLDVRVSSVPTIHGESVVLRFLDAGGRPVDLAALGMPNSVRTSMAQSAMRPHGLVLVTGPTGSGKTTTLYAAMQLRSAGAEKLITVEDPVEYDLPRVTQVPVHRQTGMTFAAVLRTILRQDPDVVMIGEMRDRETAEVAVQAAMTGHLVLSTLHTNDALGAIDRLADLGVPRYLIASTLELIVAQRLVRRVCSTCAGRTRSQKAEEPCSSCRGSGFKGRTGVFEAISVNSGLREAMALGADTATIERLAVANGYLRMRDHGAELCSLGQTTTAELDRVIGS; translated from the coding sequence ATGGCCCTTGCCAAGGACGAGGGCGTGACAACTTCCGGCGCTCCCCCCCTCTTGGATCCGCGGCTGACGCGCGAGTATCTACTTCGACAGCGCGCCTGCCCTGTCCGGTACGACGATGATGTGGTCGTAGTTGCCGTTGGGGAGCGATACAGCCTCTCCGCCGTCGAAGCAATTGCGGACCTTGCGGCTCGGCGTCCAGAAACCGAGGCGCTCTCGGATTCCGAGCTCGATCAGCTCATCGAGCGCCTCTCGACGGCCCGGGAGCCGCTCGGGGCAGTTTCCGACGATGATGGAGACGAGCTATCGCTCGAGGACCTCCGTGAGCTGGCGAACCAACCGCCCGTCGCCCGCTACGTGAACCTCTTGCTTCGCGACGCTTACGACCTCGCTGCCAGCGATGTACATCTTGAGGCCTCTCGAGAAGGGCTCGTGGCCCGCTATCGAATTGACGGCGTGCTCCGAGAGGCGCTGCCGGCTCCGCGAGCCCTGCACTTCGCGGTCGTGTCACGCCTGAAGGCGATGGCCTCACTCGACGTCACCGAGCGGCGCAGGCCACAGGACGGTCGGATGCGCGTTCGGCTTGCAGACCGTGACCTGGATGTGCGCGTCTCAAGCGTGCCAACTATCCACGGCGAAAGCGTGGTTCTTCGGTTTCTGGACGCCGGCGGACGCCCGGTGGACCTGGCAGCGCTCGGGATGCCGAACTCGGTGAGGACGTCGATGGCCCAGAGTGCCATGAGGCCCCACGGCTTGGTACTCGTGACGGGCCCCACCGGAAGCGGCAAGACGACGACGCTGTACGCCGCGATGCAACTCCGTTCCGCGGGCGCCGAGAAGCTCATCACCGTCGAAGACCCCGTCGAGTACGACCTGCCACGTGTTACGCAGGTACCGGTGCACCGCCAGACAGGAATGACCTTCGCGGCAGTCCTCCGGACGATCCTTCGCCAGGATCCAGACGTTGTGATGATCGGTGAGATGCGCGATCGCGAGACGGCGGAGGTTGCCGTGCAGGCGGCGATGACGGGCCATCTAGTCCTTTCAACGCTACACACGAACGACGCGCTCGGGGCAATCGATCGGCTCGCGGATCTTGGAGTTCCGCGGTACCTGATTGCGTCGACGCTTGAGCTCATCGTCGCGCAGCGACTTGTGCGGAGGGTGTGCTCGACCTGTGCGGGCAGAACCCGATCGCAGAAGGCGGAAGAACCGTGTTCGTCGTGCCGTGGTTCGGGCTTCAAGGGGCGCACGGGTGTCTTCGAGGCGATTTCGGTGAACTCTGGCCTTCGCGAGGCGATGGCGCTCGGCGCCGACACTGCGACCATCGAGCGTCTCGCAGTCGCGAACGGCTATCTCCGAATGCGCGACCACGGCGCCGAGCTCTGTTCGCTCGGTCAAACGACAACAGCGGAGTTGGACCGTGTCATCGGATCGTAG
- a CDS encoding type II secretion system F family protein, producing MTISQLDVDQTVKPSDEDLAIGLRIIADLVESGLPLGSALRTFGSVAPRVWRPAVPRIEAGIREGKGLAGALRDCGLVLPGIVIGLLQTGDAGSGLSAALRRAAEFSEAAAETRASIRAALAYPAVVVTVGLAALGMMTGIVMPRFAATLEGVGGTLPPLTAAVLSAAAVLRVGALPASLVLVGVALLLQRAMSDSSTRRTIERNLLAVPLLGRVREASATARFASALGALLESGATLRSALRDAQSTLGDSELQARVEESRRRMDAGDKLAVALEQTGALSEVAVRLVAAGEESGRLPRMLEFAAKLERARAERLTRTTVRLIEPLLIVGLALVVAVVAAAMLQAVYAVRP from the coding sequence GTGACGATCTCGCAGCTGGACGTTGATCAGACGGTGAAGCCGAGCGACGAGGATCTGGCGATTGGACTACGCATCATTGCCGACTTGGTCGAGAGCGGTCTCCCGCTCGGGTCGGCGCTCCGCACGTTCGGGAGTGTCGCACCTCGCGTGTGGCGTCCAGCGGTGCCGCGGATTGAGGCCGGCATCCGCGAAGGGAAAGGCTTGGCCGGTGCGCTACGGGACTGCGGTCTGGTGCTGCCGGGAATCGTGATTGGATTGCTGCAGACCGGCGATGCGGGGAGCGGGCTGAGCGCCGCGCTCCGCCGGGCAGCGGAGTTTTCGGAAGCGGCTGCTGAGACGCGTGCGTCGATTCGGGCAGCGCTGGCGTACCCGGCGGTCGTCGTCACGGTAGGGCTTGCCGCGCTCGGGATGATGACGGGCATCGTGATGCCTCGGTTTGCCGCGACGCTGGAAGGAGTCGGGGGGACGCTCCCGCCTCTGACGGCTGCGGTACTGAGTGCGGCCGCGGTGCTCCGTGTAGGGGCGCTTCCAGCGAGCCTCGTACTGGTTGGCGTCGCTCTGCTGCTTCAGCGGGCCATGTCGGACTCCTCGACGCGACGCACCATCGAACGGAATCTGCTTGCTGTTCCTCTCCTGGGCCGCGTGCGAGAGGCGTCCGCGACTGCGCGCTTCGCCTCTGCGCTCGGCGCGCTCCTCGAGAGTGGGGCGACGCTTCGTTCCGCGCTTCGGGATGCGCAAAGCACGCTCGGCGACAGCGAGCTGCAAGCGAGAGTCGAGGAGAGTCGTCGGCGAATGGACGCCGGCGACAAGCTCGCCGTCGCGCTGGAGCAGACTGGAGCGCTGAGCGAGGTTGCGGTGCGCCTGGTGGCTGCAGGGGAGGAGAGTGGTCGATTGCCGCGCATGCTGGAGTTCGCAGCCAAGCTCGAGCGCGCGCGCGCGGAGCGATTGACTCGCACCACCGTCCGGCTGATCGAGCCACTGTTGATCGTCGGCCTGGCGCTTGTGGTTGCGGTGGTCGCCGCCGCGATGCTTCAGGCCGTGTATGCGGTGCGGCCGTGA
- the gspG gene encoding type II secretion system major pseudopilin GspG — MSSDRRRSRRGFTLIELLVVIAIIATLAGVVAPALFSNVGRAKSTAARAQLEIFALALDAYRIDVGKYPTTDEGLAVLRVAPIDARAAALWRGPYLRQAVPADPWGAAWVYRSPSQSGPDGYELYSLGRDQRPDGAGEDADVTSWGGRVNP; from the coding sequence GTGTCATCGGATCGTAGGCGGTCGCGCCGCGGGTTCACGCTGATCGAGCTGCTCGTGGTCATCGCGATTATCGCCACGCTAGCGGGCGTTGTGGCGCCGGCGCTGTTCAGCAACGTCGGACGGGCGAAGTCCACGGCCGCGCGCGCCCAGCTGGAGATCTTCGCGCTGGCGCTGGATGCGTACAGAATTGACGTCGGCAAATACCCGACGACGGACGAGGGACTCGCAGTCCTTCGCGTCGCCCCAATCGATGCGCGTGCGGCCGCGCTCTGGCGGGGTCCATACCTGCGACAGGCGGTGCCCGCGGACCCTTGGGGTGCTGCGTGGGTGTACCGCAGTCCGTCGCAAAGCGGGCCGGACGGCTACGAGTTGTACTCATTGGGTCGAGACCAGCGCCCCGATGGCGCCGGCGAGGACGCGGACGTGACCTCGTGGGGTGGGCGGGTCAACCCGTGA